A window of Polaribacter litorisediminis contains these coding sequences:
- a CDS encoding glycosyltransferase family 2 protein has product MKPIIKVIIPAYNEQDSIENVIKDIPEIVDEIIVISNNSTDATEINAKNAGATVLSENKKGYGYACLKGMDYISKQKTKPSIIVFLDGDYSDYPEQLTEIIAPILQDNINFVVGARVKELRENGSMTPQQVFGNWLATKLMKLFFNAKFSDLGPFRAIKYNELLALKMQDKTYGWTVEMQLKVLKQKMSYVEIPVKYRNRIGVSKVSGTVKGSIFAGIKILGWIFKYSFK; this is encoded by the coding sequence ATGAAACCTATTATTAAAGTAATTATTCCTGCTTATAACGAGCAAGATTCTATTGAAAACGTCATTAAAGACATTCCTGAAATTGTTGATGAAATTATTGTCATTAGTAATAATTCTACGGATGCAACTGAAATAAATGCTAAAAATGCGGGTGCAACAGTATTATCCGAAAATAAAAAAGGCTATGGTTATGCTTGTCTTAAAGGGATGGATTATATTTCAAAACAAAAAACGAAACCTTCTATTATTGTTTTTTTAGATGGAGATTATTCTGATTATCCAGAACAATTAACAGAAATTATTGCCCCTATTTTACAGGATAACATCAATTTTGTAGTTGGAGCTCGTGTAAAAGAATTGCGCGAAAACGGCTCAATGACTCCTCAACAAGTTTTTGGTAATTGGCTAGCGACCAAATTAATGAAGTTATTTTTTAATGCAAAATTTTCTGATTTAGGCCCTTTTAGAGCTATTAAATATAATGAATTATTAGCATTAAAAATGCAAGATAAAACCTACGGTTGGACAGTAGAAATGCAATTAAAAGTTTTAAAACAGAAAATGAGTTATGTAGAGATTCCTGTTAAATATAGAAACAGAATTGGCGTCTCTAAAGTTTCAGGCACAGTAAAAGGTTCTATCTTTGCAGGTATAAAAATTCTTGGTTGGATTTTTAAATACAGTTTTAAATAA